The segment ACTTTATTTTCTCCAGAAAGAAATAGGAAAGAACAATCAAAATTAGTACTGTAAAACTAGGACTGAGGAAATTCCATCGGTCCCAGTTTTTTTAGTTTAAACTATTTCAACTTTTTAATCCTAAATTCTTTCTAGAGAACACATTTAAAGCTGTTTGTTAGACATACAACGCAATTCGATAGTATCAGTAGTGAGGGAGCAACGTCAGTAAAATAGAAGCTGATCTCATTCAAAATACATCGAGTAAAAATCACTGAGACTGATAGGTCCGATAGAGAATTCGTAGATACCGTTGTTGTGCAACTCTTGAAGGATAGCCGCGATCTGGGTCTCGTTGTGAGAAATAAAACTGACACCGTTGGGAAGTGTAGTGATTTTTTGACCGTTGATTTGAGTCAGATTTTTTTCTGGTAAGGTAAATTTGATCACTTGTTTTGACGGAACATCTTTTTTGATCTCGTTGATGAAGATACCATCTTTCAAAAAGAATACCCGATCGGAATAGTGTGAAAGATTTTCCAGCAAGTGAGAAGCGATGACGATCGCTTTTCCTTCCGCTCTTTTTTCTACAAGGACTTTTGACAGCAATTCGACGTTCGTTGGATCTAACCCATTCATGACTTCATCCATCAGCATATAGGGTGTATTGGCTACGATCTGCATCGCAAAACACAATCTTTGCCGCATTCCAAGCGAGTAGGCACTGACTTTTTTATCTATATAACCACTCATCTGCAATGTTTCGATCACTTGACTGGGCGAGATGGAGGTTTTGTGCCACATTTTTTGGTAGATCTCAAGATGATCTCGACCAGACAGAAAATTATAGAGATCTCCCTGATCCGGAAGCATCGTTATTTGTTCGTGGATCTTTTTTTCGGCTTTAGGGGTTTGATAGGTCAAGTCATCAAAAGCAACTGTTCCGCTTGTGGGGCGCACATAATTCATCAAAACGTTCAATAAGGTGGATTTTCCGGTGCCATTAGGAGCCACCAAGCCGATGATCTCACCTTCATTGATTTGAAAGTTGAGTTTTTTCAAGACATGATGGGTACCAAAAGTGACAGAAATATCGTTGATA is part of the Enterococcus mediterraneensis genome and harbors:
- a CDS encoding ABC transporter ATP-binding protein, coding for MIAINDISVTFGTHHVLKKLNFQINEGEIIGLVAPNGTGKSTLLNVLMNYVRPTSGTVAFDDLTYQTPKAEKKIHEQITMLPDQGDLYNFLSGRDHLEIYQKMWHKTSISPSQVIETLQMSGYIDKKVSAYSLGMRQRLCFAMQIVANTPYMLMDEVMNGLDPTNVELLSKVLVEKRAEGKAIVIASHLLENLSHYSDRVFFLKDGIFINEIKKDVPSKQVIKFTLPEKNLTQINGQKITTLPNGVSFISHNETQIAAILQELHNNGIYEFSIGPISLSDFYSMYFE